TGCCGCCGGAGCGCGGGCTGATCTGCCCCCTGGCATTCACGACCCGATGCCACGGGACGGAGGGCCGGTCGTGGAGGGAGCTCAGGGCGTAACCCACGAGCCTGGCGCGGCCGGGCATACCTGCCAGACGGGCGACTTGCCCGTAGGTCGCCACACGCCCCTCGGGGATGAGCGACACAACAGAATAGATCTTTTGGTATGCGGTGCTGGGTGCCGGCATGGGAGTGCCCCATTTCCGCCGGCCGCAGACGGGCCGGCGGATGCAATTATTCAACTACAAAACCGCTATGGCAGGCAACTTAAAACATCCACTCCTTTTCTCACATCTTCACGCAAAACACAAACACCTGACGCAGTCCCGGCGGTTTTCCTCAACAAGGCTTCTCTGAAAATGCCCGGCAATCATGGCATTTAAAATCACATTTCGTCGCCGTCCCTTGTGCCGTCTGCCCCGGCGCAAACAGCTCTAACCGAACGTGCCGGAATAGGGTCGCTTTTTATTTTGTTTTTTTGTGCGTTTGTGGCTATATTTGCAGCGTGATGGACATAATCTCGCATAGGACTCACTTTGCAATGATAGGCAACGGAAGGGGAGGTGTCTTTTGAAAAGAGTGTGTGCATATACCGCCGTATCCCTGGTACTGGCATTCTCGGGCGCGGCGTTCGGGGCCGTATCGGCGGGGCAGTTCTCGGTTTCCCCCATGATCGGCGGCTACACCTATGATGGGGGACAGCATCTCGACACCGCCCCCGTGTACTCCCTCAGGGGCGGTTATAGCTTTACGGACCGCGTCGGCGTGGAAGCAGGACTGGATTACTCCATCACCTCCTCCCGGCTGAAGACGGACAAGGATGTCGCCATTTTCAAGTACGGCGTCGAAGGGCTGTACCATTTCATGCCGGACAAGAAGCTCGTGCCGTTCGTGGCCGCCGGGCTCGGGGGGTACAACATGTCGG
This sequence is a window from Oryzomonas sagensis. Protein-coding genes within it:
- a CDS encoding MGMT family protein, which produces MPAPSTAYQKIYSVVSLIPEGRVATYGQVARLAGMPGRARLVGYALSSLHDRPSVPWHRVVNARGQISPRSGGSPADMVQRLRLESEGVSFDGHGRIPLGRFQWQPHHGEREYGKPAGDASDNGRGKER
- a CDS encoding porin family protein translates to MCAYTAVSLVLAFSGAAFGAVSAGQFSVSPMIGGYTYDGGQHLDTAPVYSLRGGYSFTDRVGVEAGLDYSITSSRLKTDKDVAIFKYGVEGLYHFMPDKKLVPFVAAGLGGYNMSGPSALVSRKTMGFIDYGGGVKYFLYDRLALRADVRHVVANA